One Candidatus Methylomirabilota bacterium genomic window, GTGGCTCGGCCGCCAACACCGTGGTGGGCGTCGCCTCGTTCGGCGGGTGCGCCCACTACGTGGGGAAGGTGCGCGACGATCAGCTCGGCGAGGTGTTCGCCCATGACCTGCGCTCGACGGGGGTGGGATACACGACCCGCGCCGCCACGAGTGGCCCTTCCACCGGGCGCTGCCTCATCCTGATCACGCCCGACGCCCAGCGCACCATGCACACGTACCTCGGCGCCTCGGCGCGGCTCGGACCTGAGGACGTGGACGCCGAGCTGATCGCGCGTGGCAACATCCTCTACCTCGAGGGATATCTCTTCGACCCGCCGGAGGCCCAGGAGGCGTTCCGCGTGGCCGCGGGCATCGCCCACGCGGCGAAACGAAGGGTCTCGCTGACGCTCTCCGACCCCTTCTGCGTGGATCGGCATCGCGCGGCGTTCCTGGACCTGGTGGAGCACCACGTGGACGTGCTGTTCGCCAACGAGGCCGAGATCTGCGCGCTCTACCAGACCGACTTCGACGCGGCGCTCGAGGCGGTGCGCGGACACTGCGAGATCGCCGCGCTCACCCGGAGCGCGCGCGGCTCGGTGGTGGTGGCGCACGGCAAGGCGCACCCGATCGATGCCCGGCCGGTGAATGCGGTGGTGGACACGACGGGCGCGGGTGATCTCTACGCCTCCGGCTTCCTCTTCGGGCTGAGCCGGGGCCTCGACCTTCCCGCCTGCGGCCGCCTCGGCTCAATCGCGGCCGCGGAGGTCATCTCGCACGTGGGGGCGCGGCCCCAGCAATCGCTGGCGGCGCTGTCGACCGAGCGATGACCCATCCGGCGATGACCGATCCGGCTCTGGACGCAAAGTATCGGCGGCTCGTCGGCATCCTGCGCGAGATGGACCGCGTCGTCGTCGCGTTCTCCGGCGGGGTGGATTCCACTGTCCTCGGGCGCGCCGCCAAGGACGCCCTCGGCGACCGCGCGGTGCTCGCCACCGCCGACTCCGAGACCTACCCCGAGTCCGAGCTGGCGGAGGCGCGGCGGCTCGCCGCGGCCATCGGCCTCCCGCACGTGGTGATCCAGACCCACGAGCTCGAGCGGCCCGAGTATGCGCGCAACGCGCCCAACCGCTGCTTCTTCTGCAAGGACGAGCTGTTCACGCGGCTCGAGGCGGTCGCCCGCGAGCACGGGGGCATGCCGATCGTCTACGGGGCCATCATGGACGACCTCGGCGATCATCGTCCCGGCATGGAGGCGGCGAAGGCCAAGGGTGTGCGCGCACCACTGATCGAGGCGGAGCTCTGGAAGCGCGAGGTGCGAGAGATCGGCCGTGCGCTCGGGCTGCCCAACTGGGACAAGCCCTCGTTCGCGTGCCTCTCCTCACGCTTCCAGTACGGTGACACCATCACCCCCGAAAAGCTGCGCCAGGTCGACCGCGCCGAGGCCTTCCTCCGCGAGCTGGGCTTCCGACAGTTCCGCGTCCGTCACCACGACCGGCTCGCGCGCATTGAGCTGCCGCCGGAGGACATGGCGCGAGTCTGGGAGGACGGGCGCCACACCGCCATCGTCCGCCGCTTCCGCGAGCTGGGCTACGGCTTCGTGACCCTCGACCTCCAGGGCTTCCGCAGCGGCAGCGCCAACGAGGCGCTCCAGTGGATCGCGAAAAGGTAAGGGCCATCCTCGAGGACGTGGCGCGCGGCGCCCTCACGCCGGAGCGGGCGCTGGCGCGGCTGCGCGACCTGCCCACGGAAGACCTCGGCTTCGCCCGGGTCGATCTCCACCGCGCCCTCCGCCACGGCATGCCCGAGGCGGTGTTCTGCCCCGGCAAGACGCCGGAACAGGTCGTGGCGATCGTCCGCCGGCTCGCCGAGTCGCACGACAACATCCTCGCCACCCGCGCCGACGGCGACGTGCAGCGGGCGATCGCGGCGAGCGGGCTGCCCCATCGCCTGCATCCCGACGCCCGCATCGCGGTGGTGAAACCCCTCGACACCGAGGGGGTCGGCCTCGTGCTGGTGCTGAGCGCGGGCACCGCGGATCTCCCGGTGGCCGAGGAAGCCGCCATCTGCGCCGAGACCATGGGCAACCGCGTGGAGCGTGTGTACGACTGCGGCGTGGCGGGGCTGCACCGCCTGGTACCCCATCTCGACCGGCTCAACGAGGCCAACGCCATCGTGGTAGTGGCTGGCATGGACGGCGCGCTGCCGAGCGTGGTCGGCGGGCTCGTGGATCGCCCGCTGATCGCGGTGCCCACCAGCGTGGGCTACGGGGCCTCGTTCGGCGGCATCGCCGCGCTGCTCACCATGCTGAACGCGTGCGCTCCCGGCATCTCGGTGGTGAACATCGACAACGGCTACGGCGCCGCCGCGCAGGCGAGCCAGATCAACCACCTCGTCGCGAAGCTCCGCTGAGGGCCGCCGTGCGCCTCGCCTACTTCGACTGCCCCAGCGGCGCCGCCGGCGACATGATCCTGGGCGCGCTCGTGGACGCCGGGCTTCCCTTCGACGAGCTTCGTGCCGGGCTCGCGGGTCTGGCGCTTGCGGGATACGCGCTCGAACAGCGTCAAGTCACCAAGCGCGGCTTCCGCGCCACCAAGGTCGAGGTGCACGTGCACGAGCACGCGCCGCACGGCCCCGCGCATCACCATCCCCATCGCACGCTGCCGGTGATCCGCGAGCTGATCGAGG contains:
- the larB gene encoding nickel pincer cofactor biosynthesis protein LarB; this translates as MDREKVRAILEDVARGALTPERALARLRDLPTEDLGFARVDLHRALRHGMPEAVFCPGKTPEQVVAIVRRLAESHDNILATRADGDVQRAIAASGLPHRLHPDARIAVVKPLDTEGVGLVLVLSAGTADLPVAEEAAICAETMGNRVERVYDCGVAGLHRLVPHLDRLNEANAIVVVAGMDGALPSVVGGLVDRPLIAVPTSVGYGASFGGIAALLTMLNACAPGISVVNIDNGYGAAAQASQINHLVAKLR
- a CDS encoding adenosine kinase, translated to MAERGPALDVVAIGNALVDVLSHTTDEFVSSRGMVKGSMQLVDETTARALYQAMGPGVEISGGSAANTVVGVASFGGCAHYVGKVRDDQLGEVFAHDLRSTGVGYTTRAATSGPSTGRCLILITPDAQRTMHTYLGASARLGPEDVDAELIARGNILYLEGYLFDPPEAQEAFRVAAGIAHAAKRRVSLTLSDPFCVDRHRAAFLDLVEHHVDVLFANEAEICALYQTDFDAALEAVRGHCEIAALTRSARGSVVVAHGKAHPIDARPVNAVVDTTGAGDLYASGFLFGLSRGLDLPACGRLGSIAAAEVISHVGARPQQSLAALSTER
- the larE gene encoding ATP-dependent sacrificial sulfur transferase LarE: MTDPALDAKYRRLVGILREMDRVVVAFSGGVDSTVLGRAAKDALGDRAVLATADSETYPESELAEARRLAAAIGLPHVVIQTHELERPEYARNAPNRCFFCKDELFTRLEAVAREHGGMPIVYGAIMDDLGDHRPGMEAAKAKGVRAPLIEAELWKREVREIGRALGLPNWDKPSFACLSSRFQYGDTITPEKLRQVDRAEAFLRELGFRQFRVRHHDRLARIELPPEDMARVWEDGRHTAIVRRFRELGYGFVTLDLQGFRSGSANEALQWIAKR